In the Symphalangus syndactylus isolate Jambi chromosome 17, NHGRI_mSymSyn1-v2.1_pri, whole genome shotgun sequence genome, GCCAGGGCTGGGGACCAGGCCTGTACCTTGCTTTGTTTCTCTTCCGTAGGAAACAAGTCCTGAATTAGGAAGCTTGGGGCAGGGCTACTAGGACCTTCTCTCAGGAGGGATGGGAACTCCCACCCTCTGCTTGCCTAACAGACACCTGCACAAGGGCCATGAAGGAGAAGAGAGTTGGGACAGTAAGAGGAAGCTAGTTCCACTGTCTACCCAAAAGGTACCCGTCCCTCAGGGAAACCACCTTTGAACCTTCCACTCCCACCCCCGACACTGAAGCTAGTAGCTCTTTGAAACACACCACAGAGAAATGGAGGCTTGTGTTTTATTCGAGGCTTGTCagcttccctccttccccctgtGGGTGAGGTAGGAGGGatagggttgggggagggaacaGGGGCTAGGAAGGGGCAGACTGCAGCTGCCCTTTGTAGACATATTCCAGTGCAGTGGCAATGGTGCGCATGTCCAGCTCGATGCTCCGAGCccagttctccacatccccaatTTCCTGGGAAGAAGAGGTGGGAGCCCAGGAATCAGAATGGGTAGAGTATGGCTTCCAGTCTGGGGAATACGTTTTATTCATCTCCTGGAAAAGGCTTTACTTGGGCCCCCcaactgcttttctttcttcctctaccTTTTCTGACACTGGGGCTATAGATGGGGTTTCTGGGACCACGCTACTTCCTCCTTAACCTAAACCTGAGGTAACCTGACTGGAGGCAGCAATGGGGGCCCAGGATTGGGGTGGTGAGGTAGGGAGTATGGCCCACCTTGAGTGCCTGGTTGAAGTTCTccaccattccaatccactggCCTGTCTGCTTGGCAAATTGGGCAGCCTGGACCTGTAGGGTCTTCACCTCATGGTCCAGCTTTCTCTGGTTCATGTAGGCCTGGGCCACACTGGGGggttggaggagggaggagatCAGCTCACCCAGCTA is a window encoding:
- the BLOC1S1 gene encoding biogenesis of lysosome-related organelles complex 1 subunit 1, translating into MAPGSRGERSSFRSRRGPGVPSPQRDVTMLSRLLKEHQAKQNERKELQEKRRREAITAATCLTEALVDHLNVGVAQAYMNQRKLDHEVKTLQVQAAQFAKQTGQWIGMVENFNQALKEIGDVENWARSIELDMRTIATALEYVYKGQLQSAPS